A section of the Leucoraja erinacea ecotype New England chromosome 31, Leri_hhj_1, whole genome shotgun sequence genome encodes:
- the LOC129712017 gene encoding uncharacterized protein LOC129712017 isoform X1: MFLLFLLQAYDEFIRRTKAELNSDPDVNQIQKPQIKIPAAAQYKSHVDLRWLQRSNLLQRSVTRGAMIVQSQDLASTQDEAARDVAKAWKSQEIAGAEDLPLPGRSDFDKKLTCGFKLQHHPPPPNPMDKTQSEENHRIAVQLCVNPESSDNLDNVIMPPGPPTNSKEETLQCNESNYSACYRTKSNNDQLPRKCYIDQNAAIFPSKQREPLFQVKSLSNTSDFWSNLPTKAANHSSQTSCWHMVNSNTKLKPDQGEESEKNHSSTVVVNAEDVKENKLGIPILSANMSGFAPSSIQQPAFEIRPNKPASKEMMAAQTPICEQALGSFTLQSSCLLKENTGSAGCQQSSIRDSSTAEAISPVNFLSFIDGVSSSEDKSNCMDQLQLGKREVQLFVKDTLCGNDTFPSLPQEVNSLRSEVVEEVSLPSKHQAPLTEGIESRSVALPFLNAEGVLCSQQDLLTVSKPSSKKELLAIPLIDSLTQKQQVSPVSEISFITEDLPAPMEEYKMLSMKELNSLFDELILFETEVSSPPAEANIAFETEEFPPPPEELIYLREELPSPPREYDIGDIAPSSAGNSFKCKSSPSDKNCRMDTDDLHRFPPPPVEEMVEGRKGNCPLRTSRGKETSTQFCGDHLLLEPSSIHQSQTEGELVNHLRFFTIGEQMLVDNKEPDSLKFKGHALFDAAELDKAEGGHDKTSCRLKYMECIEKCDNFVTTEQLPHRWDNSDGNTDVSNSEDSFSEGIPLQNLGDLDDSLSQAHSFEEEPEEVKKKSVASQASDNRLISDQGNDLELERVILECAKAVESFAGSQNLLCAEVEANLDLDTHLNSEALVCTLVQHHLVGKDNEQSVNDVEEYLVEHLVEGTLGEVTSSGDLEYQCTQEKHQIKLCSELSWQNSRPVKGQIGHDKMNKGVTDHLSIDCVQLQDKIRIAPTGWSHESIEKVTQNVITEIIDEATKEYEKIKEKHIGNREAKLILCPWPARECLTPCKMMHHERICESSQDVDNKELNAPQPFLGTKTHGQMFLLDCWCSVPQRRTEETVFVVPHNFTDVRHLAGNTVDALWTQRGQHQVGNEINVLEWQKDKDIDEMDADEKCKRVYKQTIFDLTSDIFQNVLIKEPKPKLDPWMKTRSRASIYSGHSLNKDDKMEVTSFIQDKVTKLLNLDQNDLEKRRIQKLTKYKSKRDRVDIILIQELHEEESDWVEYAADELTVKMRLTEDIFNILVEDTANILSTIYSKRLAEQEFITSTT; encoded by the exons ATGTTCCTGCTGTTTTTATTGCAGGCTTACGATGAGTTTATCCGTAGGACAAAAGCTGAACTGAATTCGGACCCTGATGTCAACCAGATTCAAAAACCTCAAATTAAAATCCCTGCTGCAGCTCAGTACAAGTCACACGTGGATTTACGTTGGCTGCAGAG ATCCAATCTTCTTCAGCGTTCAGTAACACGAGGCGCTATGATAGTTCAGTCACAGGACTTGGCATCAACACAAG ACGAGGCGGCTAGAGATGTGGCAAAGGCATGGAAATCACAAGAAATAGCTGGAGCTGAGGATTTACCCTTGCCTGGTAGATCTGATTTTGACAAAAAGTTAACCTGTGGCTTCAAGCTCCAGcatcatcctcctcctcccaATCCCATGGACAAGACGCAGAGTGAAGAAAACCATCGCATAGCTGTGCAACTGTGTGTCAATCCAGAGTCATCTGACAATTTGGATAATGTCATTATGCCACCTGGCCCACCCACCAACTCCAAGGAAGAGACACTACAATGCAATGAGTCCAACTATTCAGCTTGCTATAGAACCAAAAGCAACAATGACCAATTACCTAGAAAATGTTATATTGATCAAAATGCAGCCATATTTCCATCAAAACAGAGGGAACCATTGTTTCAAGTGAAGTCACTATCGAACACAAGTGATTTTTGGAGCAACCTTCCAACCAAGGCAGCAAATCATTCTTCACAGACCTCCTGTTGGCATATGGTAAATAGCAATACCAAACTGAAACCAGACCAAGGGGAGGAATCTGAAAAAAATCACTCAAGTACTGTTGTCGTGAATGCAGAAGACGTCAAAGAAAATAAGTTAGGAATTCCCATTCTTTCTGCCAATATGTCTGGTTTCGCACCTTCCTCTATTCAGCAGCCTGCTTTCGAGATAAGACCAAACAAACCTGCAAGCAAGGAGATGATGGCTGCTCAAACACCCATCTGTGAACAAGCTTTAGGTTCATTTACATTGCAAAGCAGCTGCTTGCTGAAAGAGAATACAGGTTCGGCAGGTTGTCAGCAGTCTTCTATTAGAGATTCCAGCACTGCAGAAGCTATTTCCCCAGTTAACTTCCTTTCATTTATTGATGGCGTTTCCAGCTCCGAAGATAAGTCAAATTGCATGGATCAACTCCAACTGgggaaaagggaagtgcaattgTTTGTGAAAGATACTTTGTGTGGAAATGATACATTCCCATCTTTACCACAAGAAGTAAATTCATTAAGAAGTGAAGTGGTTGAAGAGGTATCCTTGCCTAGCAAACATCAGGCACCTCTCACTGAAGGTATTGAATCTAGAAGTGTTGCATTGCCTTTTTTAAATGCTGAAGGAGTATTATGCAGTCAGCAAGATTTATTGACAGTTTCAAAGCCCAGTAGCAAAAAGGAACTCTTGGCCATTCCACTCATTGACTCACTGACTCAGAAGCAACAGGTATCTCCTGTGTCAGAAATCTCATTCATAACTGAGGATCTGCCAGCTCCAATGGAAGAATATAAAATGCTCAGTATGAAGGAGTTGAATTCTCTATTTGACGAATTAATACTATTTGAAACAGAAGTCTCCTCACCTCCTGCTGAGGCTAATATCGCATTTGAAACTGAAGAATTTCCTCCGCCACCTGAAGAACTGATCTACCTAAGGGAAGAGCTTCCATCTCCACCACGAGAATATGACATTGGAGACATAGCACCATCATCTGCTGGCAACTCTTTCAAATGCAAATCTTCGCCGAGTGATAAAAACTGCAGGATGGACACTGATGATCTCCATCGCTTTCCTCCTCCGCCTGTCGAAGAAATGGTGGAGGGTAGGAAAGGCAATTGCCCCCTCAGAACAAGTCGAGGCAAGGAAACCTCCACACAATTTTGTGGAGATCACCTCTTGTTGGAGCCCTCAAGTATCCACCAATCTCAAACAGAAGGAGAATTGGTCAATCATTTAAGGTTTTTTACTATAGGAGAACAAATGCTGGTAGATAATAAGGAGCCTGATTctttaaagtttaaaggacaCGCACTATTTGATGCTGCAGAACTGGATAAAGCAGAAGGAGGTCATGACAAAACCTCCTGTAGACTGAAATACATGGAATGCATAGAGAAATGTGATAATTTTGTTACTACAGAACAGCTTCCCCACCGATGGGATAATTCTGATGGAAATACTGATGTGTCTAATAGTGAAGACTCATTCTCTGAAGGGATCCCTCTGCAAAACCTAGGAGATCTAGATGATAGTTTGAGCCAAGCTCATTCTTTTGAAGAGGAGCCCGAGGAGGTAAAAAAGAAAAGTGTTGCCTCTCAGGCTAGTGACAACAGGCTGATTTCAGACCAAGGCAATGATCTTGAGCTGGAACGGGTAATTTTGGAGTGTGCGAAGGCAGTAGAATCTTTTGCAGGTTCTCAGAATTTGCTGTGTGCTGAAGTGGAGGCAAATTTGGACTTAGATACTCATCTTAATTCAGAAGCTTTAGTCTGCACTTTAGTTCAGCATCACCTTGTGGGCAAAGACAATGAGCAGTCGGTGAATGATGTTGAAGAGTATCTCGTAGAACATCTGGTGGAAGGAACTTTGGGTGAAGTGACCAGCTCCGGAGACCTGGAATATCAGTGCACCCAAGAGAAGCATCAAATCAAGCTATGTTCTGAACTGAGTTGGCAAAACTCTCGACCAGTTAAAGGACAGATAGGTCATGACAAAATGAACAAAGGTGTTACTGACCACCTCAGCATTGACTGTGTGCAACTGCAAGATAAAATTAGAATTGCACCAACAGGATGGAGCCATGAATCCATAGAAAAAGTGACCCAAAATGTAATCACGGAAATCATAGATGAAGCCACGAAAGAATACGAAAAAATCAAGGAAAAACACATTGGAAACAGAGAAGCAAAATTAATTCTCTGCCCTTGGCCTGCACGAGAATGTTTGACT CCATGTAAAATGATGCATCACGAGCGGATTTGTGAAAGCAGCCAGGATGTAGATAATAAAGAGCTGAATGCGCCACAGCCCTTCCTGGGCACGAAGACCCATGGACAGATGTTTCTGTTGGACTGTTGGTGTTCTGTTCCCCAGAGGCGGACGGAGGAAACCGTGTTTGTTGTGCCTCATAACTTCACAGACGTTCGACATCTGGCTGGAAACACTGTCGATGCCCTGTGGACCCAACGTGGCCAGCATCAAGTTGGCAATGAGATCAATGTGCTGGAGTGGCAGAAGGATAAGGATATTGATGAAATGGATGCTGATGAAAAATGCAAGAGAGTATATAAACAG ACCATTTTTGATTTGACATCTGATATTTTTCAAAATGTCTTGATAAAAGAACCAAAGCCAAAACTAGATCCATGGATGAAAACCAGGTCTCGTGCTTCAATCTATTCTGGTCATTCTCTCAATAAAGATGATAAGATGGAAGTGACG TCTTTCATCCAAGATAAGGTGACCAAGTTACTAAATCTGGACCAAAATGACCTAGAAAAGAGAAGAATACAAAAGCTGACCAAATACAAGAGCAAAAGGGATCGGGTGGACATCATTCTG ATTCAGGAACTGCATGAAGAAGAGAGTGACTGGGTGGAGTATGCTGCTGATGAGCTCACAGTGAAGATGAGACTAACTGAGGACATCTTTAACATCCTGGTTGAGGACACAGCAAATATTCTCAGCACCATCTATAGCAAGAGGCTGGCCGAGCAAGAGTTCATCACCTCCACCACATGA
- the LOC129712017 gene encoding uncharacterized protein LOC129712017 isoform X2: MDIQGMEGCGPYADEAARDVAKAWKSQEIAGAEDLPLPGRSDFDKKLTCGFKLQHHPPPPNPMDKTQSEENHRIAVQLCVNPESSDNLDNVIMPPGPPTNSKEETLQCNESNYSACYRTKSNNDQLPRKCYIDQNAAIFPSKQREPLFQVKSLSNTSDFWSNLPTKAANHSSQTSCWHMVNSNTKLKPDQGEESEKNHSSTVVVNAEDVKENKLGIPILSANMSGFAPSSIQQPAFEIRPNKPASKEMMAAQTPICEQALGSFTLQSSCLLKENTGSAGCQQSSIRDSSTAEAISPVNFLSFIDGVSSSEDKSNCMDQLQLGKREVQLFVKDTLCGNDTFPSLPQEVNSLRSEVVEEVSLPSKHQAPLTEGIESRSVALPFLNAEGVLCSQQDLLTVSKPSSKKELLAIPLIDSLTQKQQVSPVSEISFITEDLPAPMEEYKMLSMKELNSLFDELILFETEVSSPPAEANIAFETEEFPPPPEELIYLREELPSPPREYDIGDIAPSSAGNSFKCKSSPSDKNCRMDTDDLHRFPPPPVEEMVEGRKGNCPLRTSRGKETSTQFCGDHLLLEPSSIHQSQTEGELVNHLRFFTIGEQMLVDNKEPDSLKFKGHALFDAAELDKAEGGHDKTSCRLKYMECIEKCDNFVTTEQLPHRWDNSDGNTDVSNSEDSFSEGIPLQNLGDLDDSLSQAHSFEEEPEEVKKKSVASQASDNRLISDQGNDLELERVILECAKAVESFAGSQNLLCAEVEANLDLDTHLNSEALVCTLVQHHLVGKDNEQSVNDVEEYLVEHLVEGTLGEVTSSGDLEYQCTQEKHQIKLCSELSWQNSRPVKGQIGHDKMNKGVTDHLSIDCVQLQDKIRIAPTGWSHESIEKVTQNVITEIIDEATKEYEKIKEKHIGNREAKLILCPWPARECLTPCKMMHHERICESSQDVDNKELNAPQPFLGTKTHGQMFLLDCWCSVPQRRTEETVFVVPHNFTDVRHLAGNTVDALWTQRGQHQVGNEINVLEWQKDKDIDEMDADEKCKRVYKQTIFDLTSDIFQNVLIKEPKPKLDPWMKTRSRASIYSGHSLNKDDKMEVTSFIQDKVTKLLNLDQNDLEKRRIQKLTKYKSKRDRVDIILIQELHEEESDWVEYAADELTVKMRLTEDIFNILVEDTANILSTIYSKRLAEQEFITSTT, translated from the exons atggatattcagggaatggaggggtgtggaccgtatgcag ACGAGGCGGCTAGAGATGTGGCAAAGGCATGGAAATCACAAGAAATAGCTGGAGCTGAGGATTTACCCTTGCCTGGTAGATCTGATTTTGACAAAAAGTTAACCTGTGGCTTCAAGCTCCAGcatcatcctcctcctcccaATCCCATGGACAAGACGCAGAGTGAAGAAAACCATCGCATAGCTGTGCAACTGTGTGTCAATCCAGAGTCATCTGACAATTTGGATAATGTCATTATGCCACCTGGCCCACCCACCAACTCCAAGGAAGAGACACTACAATGCAATGAGTCCAACTATTCAGCTTGCTATAGAACCAAAAGCAACAATGACCAATTACCTAGAAAATGTTATATTGATCAAAATGCAGCCATATTTCCATCAAAACAGAGGGAACCATTGTTTCAAGTGAAGTCACTATCGAACACAAGTGATTTTTGGAGCAACCTTCCAACCAAGGCAGCAAATCATTCTTCACAGACCTCCTGTTGGCATATGGTAAATAGCAATACCAAACTGAAACCAGACCAAGGGGAGGAATCTGAAAAAAATCACTCAAGTACTGTTGTCGTGAATGCAGAAGACGTCAAAGAAAATAAGTTAGGAATTCCCATTCTTTCTGCCAATATGTCTGGTTTCGCACCTTCCTCTATTCAGCAGCCTGCTTTCGAGATAAGACCAAACAAACCTGCAAGCAAGGAGATGATGGCTGCTCAAACACCCATCTGTGAACAAGCTTTAGGTTCATTTACATTGCAAAGCAGCTGCTTGCTGAAAGAGAATACAGGTTCGGCAGGTTGTCAGCAGTCTTCTATTAGAGATTCCAGCACTGCAGAAGCTATTTCCCCAGTTAACTTCCTTTCATTTATTGATGGCGTTTCCAGCTCCGAAGATAAGTCAAATTGCATGGATCAACTCCAACTGgggaaaagggaagtgcaattgTTTGTGAAAGATACTTTGTGTGGAAATGATACATTCCCATCTTTACCACAAGAAGTAAATTCATTAAGAAGTGAAGTGGTTGAAGAGGTATCCTTGCCTAGCAAACATCAGGCACCTCTCACTGAAGGTATTGAATCTAGAAGTGTTGCATTGCCTTTTTTAAATGCTGAAGGAGTATTATGCAGTCAGCAAGATTTATTGACAGTTTCAAAGCCCAGTAGCAAAAAGGAACTCTTGGCCATTCCACTCATTGACTCACTGACTCAGAAGCAACAGGTATCTCCTGTGTCAGAAATCTCATTCATAACTGAGGATCTGCCAGCTCCAATGGAAGAATATAAAATGCTCAGTATGAAGGAGTTGAATTCTCTATTTGACGAATTAATACTATTTGAAACAGAAGTCTCCTCACCTCCTGCTGAGGCTAATATCGCATTTGAAACTGAAGAATTTCCTCCGCCACCTGAAGAACTGATCTACCTAAGGGAAGAGCTTCCATCTCCACCACGAGAATATGACATTGGAGACATAGCACCATCATCTGCTGGCAACTCTTTCAAATGCAAATCTTCGCCGAGTGATAAAAACTGCAGGATGGACACTGATGATCTCCATCGCTTTCCTCCTCCGCCTGTCGAAGAAATGGTGGAGGGTAGGAAAGGCAATTGCCCCCTCAGAACAAGTCGAGGCAAGGAAACCTCCACACAATTTTGTGGAGATCACCTCTTGTTGGAGCCCTCAAGTATCCACCAATCTCAAACAGAAGGAGAATTGGTCAATCATTTAAGGTTTTTTACTATAGGAGAACAAATGCTGGTAGATAATAAGGAGCCTGATTctttaaagtttaaaggacaCGCACTATTTGATGCTGCAGAACTGGATAAAGCAGAAGGAGGTCATGACAAAACCTCCTGTAGACTGAAATACATGGAATGCATAGAGAAATGTGATAATTTTGTTACTACAGAACAGCTTCCCCACCGATGGGATAATTCTGATGGAAATACTGATGTGTCTAATAGTGAAGACTCATTCTCTGAAGGGATCCCTCTGCAAAACCTAGGAGATCTAGATGATAGTTTGAGCCAAGCTCATTCTTTTGAAGAGGAGCCCGAGGAGGTAAAAAAGAAAAGTGTTGCCTCTCAGGCTAGTGACAACAGGCTGATTTCAGACCAAGGCAATGATCTTGAGCTGGAACGGGTAATTTTGGAGTGTGCGAAGGCAGTAGAATCTTTTGCAGGTTCTCAGAATTTGCTGTGTGCTGAAGTGGAGGCAAATTTGGACTTAGATACTCATCTTAATTCAGAAGCTTTAGTCTGCACTTTAGTTCAGCATCACCTTGTGGGCAAAGACAATGAGCAGTCGGTGAATGATGTTGAAGAGTATCTCGTAGAACATCTGGTGGAAGGAACTTTGGGTGAAGTGACCAGCTCCGGAGACCTGGAATATCAGTGCACCCAAGAGAAGCATCAAATCAAGCTATGTTCTGAACTGAGTTGGCAAAACTCTCGACCAGTTAAAGGACAGATAGGTCATGACAAAATGAACAAAGGTGTTACTGACCACCTCAGCATTGACTGTGTGCAACTGCAAGATAAAATTAGAATTGCACCAACAGGATGGAGCCATGAATCCATAGAAAAAGTGACCCAAAATGTAATCACGGAAATCATAGATGAAGCCACGAAAGAATACGAAAAAATCAAGGAAAAACACATTGGAAACAGAGAAGCAAAATTAATTCTCTGCCCTTGGCCTGCACGAGAATGTTTGACT CCATGTAAAATGATGCATCACGAGCGGATTTGTGAAAGCAGCCAGGATGTAGATAATAAAGAGCTGAATGCGCCACAGCCCTTCCTGGGCACGAAGACCCATGGACAGATGTTTCTGTTGGACTGTTGGTGTTCTGTTCCCCAGAGGCGGACGGAGGAAACCGTGTTTGTTGTGCCTCATAACTTCACAGACGTTCGACATCTGGCTGGAAACACTGTCGATGCCCTGTGGACCCAACGTGGCCAGCATCAAGTTGGCAATGAGATCAATGTGCTGGAGTGGCAGAAGGATAAGGATATTGATGAAATGGATGCTGATGAAAAATGCAAGAGAGTATATAAACAG ACCATTTTTGATTTGACATCTGATATTTTTCAAAATGTCTTGATAAAAGAACCAAAGCCAAAACTAGATCCATGGATGAAAACCAGGTCTCGTGCTTCAATCTATTCTGGTCATTCTCTCAATAAAGATGATAAGATGGAAGTGACG TCTTTCATCCAAGATAAGGTGACCAAGTTACTAAATCTGGACCAAAATGACCTAGAAAAGAGAAGAATACAAAAGCTGACCAAATACAAGAGCAAAAGGGATCGGGTGGACATCATTCTG ATTCAGGAACTGCATGAAGAAGAGAGTGACTGGGTGGAGTATGCTGCTGATGAGCTCACAGTGAAGATGAGACTAACTGAGGACATCTTTAACATCCTGGTTGAGGACACAGCAAATATTCTCAGCACCATCTATAGCAAGAGGCTGGCCGAGCAAGAGTTCATCACCTCCACCACATGA